In one Polaribacter sp. ALD11 genomic region, the following are encoded:
- the serA gene encoding phosphoglycerate dehydrogenase — MITTKRNYIFDFDSTLTRVEALDVLAEITLKDNPKKDAIIQEIIDITNLGIDGEISFTESLERRIQLLKANKADLTNLVVALKKQVSKSIERNKEFFADFANDIYVISCGFKEFIDPIVEEYNIPSERVFANTFEFAEDGKIIGFDANNPLSKHNGKIQCLKDMNLEGEIQVIGDGYSDYVTREAGVADTFFAYTENVSRIKTTENADHIAPNLDEFLYINDLPRNISYPKNRIKILLLENVHPDAFTKLSTDGFTVETVSKSLSEDELIEKIKEVHVLGIRSKTNVTRKVVEAAEKLMVVSAFCIGTKQIDLEACKENGVVVFNAPYSNTRSVVELAIGEIIMLMRSVFQRSTEIHNGQWNKTAEGSREVRGKKLGIVGYGNIGKQLSVLAEALGMDVYYYDVEDKLSLGNATKMNTLEALLEISDVVTLHVDDNAANKNFFGEKEISQMKDDAHLVNLSRGFVVNIGALAAALKSGKLAGAAVDVYPEEPRKNGEFLTELKGLPNVILTPHVGGSTEEAQRDIADFVPSKIMAYINSGNTVDAVNFPNIRLPRQTKAHRFLHIHKNVPGVMAKINKVLAEYNLNITGQYLSTDPKVGYVITDLDKEYNIEVIEELRKIEGTIKFRVLY; from the coding sequence ATGATTACCACTAAAAGAAATTATATTTTCGATTTTGACAGTACATTAACAAGGGTAGAAGCTCTGGATGTTTTGGCGGAAATAACTTTGAAAGACAATCCTAAAAAAGACGCTATAATTCAAGAAATTATAGATATTACCAATTTAGGAATCGATGGTGAAATCTCATTTACAGAGTCTCTAGAAAGAAGAATCCAATTATTAAAAGCGAATAAGGCAGATTTAACTAACTTAGTAGTCGCTTTAAAAAAGCAAGTTTCTAAATCCATAGAAAGAAATAAAGAATTTTTTGCAGATTTTGCTAATGATATTTATGTTATTTCCTGCGGATTCAAAGAATTTATAGATCCTATTGTAGAAGAATACAATATACCTTCTGAAAGAGTGTTCGCAAATACGTTTGAGTTTGCAGAAGACGGTAAAATTATTGGCTTCGATGCGAATAACCCATTGTCGAAACACAACGGGAAAATTCAATGTTTAAAAGACATGAATTTAGAAGGAGAAATACAAGTAATTGGAGATGGTTATAGTGATTATGTAACTCGAGAAGCAGGTGTAGCAGATACCTTTTTTGCATACACAGAGAATGTTTCTAGAATAAAGACAACAGAAAACGCAGACCATATTGCTCCGAATTTAGATGAATTTTTATACATAAACGATTTGCCAAGAAATATTTCATACCCAAAGAACAGAATTAAAATTTTATTGCTAGAAAACGTACATCCAGATGCTTTTACAAAGTTATCTACAGATGGTTTTACAGTAGAAACAGTTTCTAAGAGTTTGTCTGAAGACGAATTAATAGAGAAAATAAAAGAGGTACACGTTTTAGGAATTCGTTCTAAAACAAACGTAACCAGAAAAGTAGTAGAAGCAGCCGAAAAATTAATGGTGGTAAGTGCATTTTGTATTGGTACAAAACAAATAGACTTAGAAGCTTGTAAAGAAAATGGAGTTGTTGTTTTTAATGCTCCTTATAGTAACACACGTTCTGTGGTTGAACTGGCTATTGGAGAAATTATTATGTTAATGCGTAGTGTTTTTCAAAGAAGTACAGAAATTCACAACGGACAATGGAATAAAACAGCAGAAGGTTCTAGAGAGGTTCGTGGTAAAAAACTAGGAATTGTAGGTTATGGTAATATTGGTAAGCAATTGTCTGTTTTAGCAGAAGCTTTAGGAATGGATGTGTATTATTATGACGTAGAAGATAAGCTATCATTAGGAAATGCAACGAAAATGAATACTTTAGAAGCGTTATTAGAAATTTCTGATGTAGTTACATTGCATGTAGATGACAATGCTGCGAATAAGAATTTCTTCGGTGAAAAAGAAATCTCACAAATGAAAGATGATGCACATTTAGTGAATCTTTCTCGTGGGTTTGTAGTAAATATTGGAGCTTTAGCTGCGGCTTTAAAAAGCGGGAAATTAGCAGGTGCCGCGGTAGACGTATATCCTGAAGAACCAAGGAAGAATGGAGAATTTCTTACAGAATTAAAAGGATTACCAAACGTAATTTTAACACCACATGTTGGTGGAAGTACAGAAGAAGCACAAAGAGATATTGCAGATTTTGTGCCAAGTAAAATTATGGCATATATTAATTCAGGGAATACAGTAGACGCTGTAAATTTTCCTAATATTCGTTTACCAAGACAAACAAAAGCACACCGTTTTTTACATATTCATAAAAATGTACCAGGTGTTATGGCGAAAATTAATAAGGTTTTAGCAGAGTACAACTTAAATATTACAGGGCAATATTTATCTACCGATCCAAAAGTAGGTTATGTAATTACAGATTTAGACAAAGAATATAATATAGAAGTAATAGAAGAATTAAGAAAAATAGAAGGCACTATTAAGTTTAGAGTGTTGTATTAG
- the gcvP gene encoding aminomethyl-transferring glycine dehydrogenase, with protein sequence MNTNSFQRRHIGPNKKEQEKMLATIKANNLEQLIDETVPNNILLKKPLDLEPAMSEYQYLAHIKALSEKNKVFKSYIGLGYNEAIVPSVIQRNILENPGWYTAYTPYQAEIAQGRLEALLNYQTMICDLTGMELANASLLDESTAAAEAMALLYDVRERAKKKAGANKFFVSDEILPQTLSLLQTRSTPIGIELVVGNHEDFNFGDEFFGAILQYPGKFGQIFDYEKFVAKANDNNIKIAVAADILSLVQLKAPGEFGASVVVGTTQRFGIPLGYGGPHAAYFATKEAYKRSIPGRIIGVTKDTDGKRALRMALQTREQHIKRERATSNICTAQVLLAVMAGMYAVYHGKDGLEFIANNVHNHTKSLANTLENLGFKQLNAAYFDTILIEVEAEKLRTVAEAKSINFNYVDANHVSISINETIDSTSLRAIISCFEEAFNIENKKIAETTEILPKNVQRNTSFLENEVFNTYQSETDMMRYIKKLERKDLALNHSMISLGSCTMKLNAASEMLPLSNPQWGNIHPFVPLNQAEGYQEILKNLEHQLNIITGFAGTSLQPNSGAQGEFAGLMTIRAYHQSNNDAHRNICLIPASAHGTNPASAVMAGMKVVVTKTDERGNIDVEDLREKAILHKDNLAALMVTYPSTHGVFESAIQEITQLIHDNGGQVYMDGANMNAQVGLTNPATIGADVCHLNLHKTFAIPHGGGGPGVGPICVAPQLVPFLPSNPIIKTGGESPISAISAAPWGSALVCLISYGYITMLGAKGLTDSTKMAILNANYIKERLGEHYSTLYTGEKGRAAHEMIIDCRDFKQNGIEVVDIAKRLMDYGFHSPTVSFPVGGTMMIEPTESESIAELDRFCDAMISIREEIKNATKEDANNPLKNAPHTQEMLTSDDWQLPYSRKQAAFPLEYIADNKFWPTVRRVDDAFGDRNLICSCNPIEDYM encoded by the coding sequence ATGAATACAAATTCGTTTCAACGTAGACATATTGGTCCTAATAAAAAGGAACAAGAAAAAATGTTAGCAACTATTAAAGCTAATAACTTAGAGCAATTAATTGATGAAACTGTACCTAACAACATTCTGCTAAAAAAGCCTTTAGATTTAGAACCCGCTATGAGCGAGTACCAGTATTTAGCGCATATAAAAGCACTTTCAGAAAAAAATAAGGTTTTTAAAAGCTATATAGGTTTAGGATACAATGAAGCAATTGTACCAAGTGTAATTCAGCGTAATATTTTAGAAAACCCAGGTTGGTACACAGCATACACACCTTACCAAGCAGAAATTGCACAAGGTAGATTAGAAGCGTTGTTAAATTACCAAACGATGATTTGCGATTTAACAGGAATGGAGCTAGCAAATGCCTCTTTATTAGATGAATCTACCGCTGCTGCAGAAGCAATGGCTTTATTATATGATGTTAGAGAACGTGCAAAGAAAAAAGCAGGTGCTAATAAATTTTTTGTTTCTGATGAAATTTTACCACAAACCTTATCTTTATTACAGACAAGATCAACTCCAATTGGTATTGAGTTAGTCGTTGGAAATCATGAAGATTTTAATTTTGGTGATGAATTTTTCGGAGCAATCTTACAATACCCTGGGAAATTTGGGCAAATTTTTGATTACGAGAAATTTGTTGCAAAAGCAAATGATAACAACATAAAAATAGCGGTTGCAGCCGATATTTTATCCTTAGTACAATTAAAAGCACCAGGAGAATTTGGCGCATCTGTTGTTGTAGGAACTACACAGCGTTTCGGAATCCCTTTAGGTTACGGAGGCCCTCATGCAGCCTATTTTGCAACTAAAGAAGCCTATAAAAGAAGTATTCCAGGAAGAATTATTGGTGTTACCAAAGATACAGATGGAAAGCGTGCTTTAAGAATGGCTTTACAAACCAGAGAACAACACATTAAACGTGAAAGAGCTACTTCTAATATTTGTACTGCGCAGGTTTTATTAGCAGTTATGGCAGGAATGTACGCTGTTTACCACGGTAAAGATGGTCTAGAATTTATTGCAAACAATGTGCATAATCACACAAAATCACTTGCAAATACTCTAGAAAACTTAGGTTTCAAACAATTGAATGCTGCTTATTTTGATACTATTTTGATTGAGGTTGAAGCAGAAAAATTAAGAACAGTTGCAGAAGCAAAAAGCATTAACTTTAATTATGTCGATGCAAACCATGTCTCGATTTCTATTAATGAAACTATTGACTCTACATCTTTAAGAGCAATAATCTCTTGTTTTGAAGAAGCTTTTAATATAGAAAATAAAAAAATAGCTGAAACTACAGAAATTCTTCCGAAAAACGTACAGAGAAATACGTCGTTTTTAGAGAACGAAGTTTTTAACACGTATCAATCTGAAACAGATATGATGCGATATATTAAGAAATTAGAACGCAAAGATTTAGCGTTGAATCATTCTATGATTTCTTTAGGTTCTTGTACAATGAAGCTAAATGCAGCTTCAGAGATGTTACCTTTAAGTAATCCACAATGGGGGAACATTCACCCATTTGTCCCATTAAATCAAGCAGAAGGTTACCAAGAGATTTTAAAAAACCTAGAACATCAATTAAATATTATTACTGGTTTTGCTGGTACTTCTCTGCAACCAAATTCTGGTGCACAAGGTGAATTTGCTGGTTTAATGACTATTAGAGCATATCATCAATCAAATAATGATGCACATAGAAATATTTGCTTGATACCAGCTTCTGCACATGGTACAAACCCTGCTTCAGCAGTTATGGCAGGAATGAAGGTTGTGGTTACCAAAACAGATGAAAGAGGTAATATTGATGTAGAAGATTTGCGTGAAAAAGCAATTTTACACAAAGATAATTTGGCTGCTTTAATGGTAACTTACCCTTCAACTCATGGAGTTTTTGAAAGTGCAATTCAAGAAATTACACAGCTTATTCATGACAATGGCGGACAAGTTTATATGGACGGTGCAAATATGAATGCTCAAGTTGGTTTAACTAACCCTGCAACAATTGGTGCAGATGTTTGTCACTTAAACTTACATAAAACATTCGCTATTCCTCATGGTGGTGGTGGTCCTGGAGTTGGTCCTATTTGTGTTGCACCACAATTAGTTCCTTTTTTACCATCAAATCCTATTATTAAGACAGGAGGAGAAAGTCCAATTTCAGCAATTTCTGCTGCTCCTTGGGGTTCTGCTTTGGTTTGCTTAATTTCTTACGGGTATATTACTATGCTAGGAGCTAAAGGGTTAACAGATTCTACAAAAATGGCAATTTTAAATGCAAACTATATTAAAGAGCGTTTGGGAGAACATTATTCTACTTTATATACAGGAGAAAAAGGTCGTGCAGCGCATGAAATGATTATTGACTGTAGAGACTTTAAACAAAACGGAATTGAAGTTGTAGATATCGCTAAACGTTTGATGGATTATGGTTTCCACTCACCAACAGTTTCTTTTCCAGTTGGTGGAACCATGATGATTGAGCCTACAGAGTCTGAAAGTATCGCTGAATTAGACCGTTTCTGTGATGCAATGATTTCTATTCGTGAAGAAATTAAAAATGCAACAAAAGAGGATGCTAACAATCCTTTAAAAAATGCACCTCACACGCAAGAAATGCTAACTTCTGATGATTGGCAATTGCCTTACTCTAGAAAACAAGCAGCTTTTCCTTTAGAATATATTGCTGACAACAAATTTTGGCCAACGGTAAGAAGAGTCGATGATGCTTTTGGAGACAGAAACTTAATTTGTTCTTGTAACCCAATTGAAGATTATATGTAG
- a CDS encoding peptidylprolyl isomerase codes for MSQVKENNTVKVNYTGKLSDGQIFDTSEGKEPIEFTLGQGRLIPGFEKGLIDMKLNEKKTITIVKEEAYGEVNKDLIQEVKKTELPQDMAPEVGMGLVSKSPDGQEMNLMVVEVKDESIVIDGNHPLAGKDLIFDLEVVEIKETEVTE; via the coding sequence ATGAGTCAAGTTAAAGAGAACAACACAGTAAAAGTAAATTATACAGGTAAATTATCTGATGGACAAATTTTCGATACTTCTGAAGGAAAAGAGCCAATCGAATTTACTTTAGGTCAAGGAAGATTAATACCTGGTTTTGAAAAAGGATTAATCGATATGAAATTAAATGAAAAAAAGACTATCACAATCGTTAAAGAAGAAGCGTATGGAGAAGTTAATAAAGATTTAATTCAAGAAGTGAAGAAAACTGAACTTCCTCAAGATATGGCTCCAGAAGTTGGTATGGGCTTAGTTTCTAAATCTCCAGATGGTCAAGAAATGAACTTAATGGTTGTTGAAGTTAAAGATGAAAGTATTGTTATAGATGGAAACCATCCTTTAGCTGGTAAAGATCTTATCTTTGATCTTGAAGTTGTTGAAATTAAAGAAACAGAAGTTACAGAATAA
- a CDS encoding DUF1206 domain-containing protein, with protein MIQEIRKFGFITKGIVYAILGILTFLAALNLGGKVSDKNGVISFLESQVFGKFLLLIVGLGMFSYSVWRFYKSYFVIKKGANFSKYFLMLDFFIRGVIYGSFAISILYKVFNQPKEGVSKKTLAAKVLQLEIGNYIIYVIASIIFLSALNQFYIVYQKKYLKYIEKNANIKSFTFLKTTGKYGILSRGISFLIFAWFIFKAASEENAEKIKGTQEMFSYLHNLSFGNILMAIMALGFLLYGIFQYFYARYSEY; from the coding sequence ATGATTCAGGAAATTAGAAAATTTGGTTTTATTACAAAAGGAATTGTTTACGCAATTTTAGGTATCCTTACTTTTTTAGCTGCCTTAAATTTAGGTGGAAAAGTATCTGATAAAAATGGAGTAATCTCTTTTTTAGAAAGTCAGGTTTTTGGAAAATTCCTTTTATTAATTGTTGGTTTAGGCATGTTTTCATATTCCGTTTGGCGTTTTTATAAATCTTATTTTGTTATCAAAAAAGGAGCTAATTTTTCTAAATATTTTCTAATGCTCGATTTTTTTATAAGAGGAGTTATATATGGTTCGTTTGCTATCTCTATTTTATATAAAGTTTTTAATCAACCTAAAGAAGGAGTCTCTAAGAAAACTTTAGCTGCAAAAGTTTTACAATTAGAAATTGGTAATTATATTATCTATGTAATTGCTAGTATTATTTTTTTATCTGCTTTAAATCAATTTTACATCGTTTATCAAAAAAAATATTTAAAATACATAGAAAAAAATGCAAACATTAAATCTTTTACTTTTTTGAAAACAACTGGTAAATATGGTATTTTATCTAGAGGAATTTCGTTTTTAATATTTGCATGGTTTATTTTTAAGGCTGCTTCAGAGGAAAATGCAGAAAAAATAAAAGGCACCCAAGAAATGTTTAGCTATTTACACAACCTTAGTTTTGGAAACATTTTAATGGCAATTATGGCATTAGGTTTTCTACTCTATGGTATTTTCCAATACTTTTACGCAAGATATAGTGAGTATTAA
- a CDS encoding M15 family metallopeptidase, whose translation MKKLILFILLGISFVNFSQNIPKGFVYLDSIVPSIEIELRYLSSNNFIGKPIDGYKSNCIIVSSEAAKLLKKIQQELLKKGLGLKIFDAYRPQQAVNHFVKWAKVLNDTLMKNQYYPNVSKSKLFKQGYIASKSGHSRGSTVDLTIINSKTGKELDMGSSYDFFGTQSHYSYKNISKKQKENRMLLRKIMLANNFKPYENEWWHFTLRNEPFRNTYFNFLVN comes from the coding sequence ATGAAAAAATTAATTTTATTTATCTTGTTAGGAATTAGTTTTGTTAACTTCTCTCAAAACATACCTAAAGGTTTTGTCTATTTAGATAGTATAGTGCCTTCTATAGAAATTGAATTGCGTTACCTTTCTTCTAATAATTTTATTGGAAAACCTATAGATGGCTACAAAAGCAATTGTATTATAGTATCTTCGGAAGCTGCTAAATTGCTTAAAAAAATTCAACAAGAATTATTAAAAAAAGGTTTAGGTCTTAAAATATTTGATGCATACAGACCACAACAAGCCGTAAATCATTTTGTAAAATGGGCAAAAGTTTTGAATGACACTTTAATGAAGAATCAATACTACCCAAACGTCTCAAAATCGAAACTTTTTAAACAAGGTTATATTGCTTCAAAATCGGGTCATTCTAGAGGAAGTACAGTAGATTTAACAATTATTAATTCTAAAACAGGTAAAGAACTAGACATGGGAAGCTCTTATGATTTCTTCGGAACTCAATCTCATTATTCCTATAAAAATATTTCAAAAAAACAGAAAGAAAATAGAATGTTGCTTCGCAAAATAATGTTAGCAAATAACTTTAAACCATACGAAAATGAATGGTGGCATTTTACTTTAAGAAATGAGCCCTTTAGAAATACTTATTTCAACTTTCTTGTTAATTAA
- the pdhA gene encoding pyruvate dehydrogenase (acetyl-transferring) E1 component subunit alpha: MKKITKQTYLDWYKDMLFWRKFEDKLASVYIQQKVRGFLHLYNGQEAILAGALHAMDLSKDKMITAYRNHVQPIGMGEDPKKVMAELFGKVTGTSKGMGGSMHIFSKEFGFYGGHGIVGGQIPLGAGIAFGDKYKGSDAVTLTCFGDGAARQGSLHEAFNMAMLWKLPVVFIVENNGYAMGTSVERTANHTDIWKLGLGYEMPCGPVDAMNPIKVAEAVDEAIQRARRGDGPTFLEMKTYRYRGHSMSDAQHYRTKDEVEEYKKIDPITQILDVIKENEYATAEEIAAIDKDVKARVNECEKFAEESPYPEIQQMYDMVYEQEDYPFIS; encoded by the coding sequence ATGAAAAAAATTACCAAACAGACCTATTTAGACTGGTACAAAGACATGCTTTTTTGGCGTAAATTCGAAGACAAATTAGCTTCAGTTTACATTCAACAAAAAGTAAGAGGTTTCTTACATTTATATAATGGTCAAGAAGCAATTTTAGCTGGTGCTCTGCATGCAATGGACTTGTCTAAAGATAAAATGATTACTGCTTACAGAAATCATGTACAACCAATTGGTATGGGTGAAGATCCTAAAAAGGTGATGGCAGAATTGTTTGGAAAAGTAACCGGAACTTCTAAAGGAATGGGTGGTTCTATGCATATTTTTTCTAAAGAATTTGGTTTTTATGGAGGTCATGGAATTGTTGGTGGACAAATACCTCTAGGAGCAGGTATTGCTTTTGGAGATAAATACAAAGGAAGTGATGCTGTAACATTAACTTGTTTTGGTGATGGTGCTGCAAGACAAGGTTCTTTACATGAAGCTTTTAACATGGCAATGTTGTGGAAGTTACCTGTAGTTTTTATTGTTGAAAACAATGGTTACGCAATGGGAACTTCTGTAGAAAGAACAGCAAATCACACCGATATATGGAAACTTGGTTTAGGATATGAAATGCCTTGTGGACCAGTTGACGCAATGAATCCTATAAAGGTTGCTGAAGCAGTAGATGAAGCAATACAGAGAGCAAGACGTGGAGATGGCCCTACTTTTCTAGAAATGAAAACTTACAGATATAGAGGTCATTCAATGTCAGATGCACAACACTACAGAACCAAAGATGAAGTAGAAGAGTACAAAAAAATAGACCCAATAACACAAATTTTAGATGTTATTAAAGAAAACGAATACGCTACAGCAGAAGAAATAGCAGCTATTGATAAAGACGTAAAAGCTAGAGTAAACGAGTGTGAGAAATTCGCAGAAGAATCTCCTTACCCAGAAATTCAACAGATGTATGATATGGTATATGAACAAGAAGATTATCCTTTTATAAGTTAA
- a CDS encoding dihydrolipoamide acetyltransferase family protein, whose protein sequence is MATIINMPRLSDTMEEGVVAKWLKNVGDKIEEGDILAEIETDKATMEFESFHEGTLLHIGIQEGETSPVDVLLAIIGEEGEDISEILNGSKETSETETTEEDDVEEETTPEENIVEIPDGVQVITMPRLSDTMTDGTVSTWLKKVGDVVEEGDMLAEIETDKATMEFECFYEGTILYIGVQEGETAPVDSLLTIIGPAGTDVSALVANGGASSEKPAASTSEKKEEKPVAKAEETKSSNTTTNSNGGRIFASPLAKKIASDKGINLADINGSGENGRIIKKDVENYTPAAKTAEATTSTPAAPATNFVAAGEEKSEEIKNSQMRKAIAKSLGNSKFSAPDFSLNIEVDMDNAMASRKTINAIPETKVSFNDLVVKACAMALKKHPQVNTSWTDANTIYHSHIHVGVAVAVDDGLLVPVIKHTDQLSLTQIGAGVRDLAGKARNKKLAPADMQGSTFTVSNLGMFGIENFNSIINQPNSAILSVGAIVEKPVVKDGQIVVGNTMKLTLTCDHRTVDGAVGAQFLQTLKTFIENPVTMLA, encoded by the coding sequence ATGGCTACAATTATAAATATGCCCAGATTAAGCGACACCATGGAAGAAGGTGTTGTGGCAAAATGGTTAAAAAATGTTGGAGATAAAATTGAAGAAGGTGATATTCTAGCTGAAATCGAAACTGACAAAGCAACAATGGAATTTGAGTCTTTCCATGAAGGAACTTTATTACATATTGGTATTCAAGAAGGAGAAACTTCTCCGGTTGATGTTTTATTAGCTATTATAGGTGAAGAAGGTGAAGATATCTCTGAAATTCTAAATGGTAGTAAAGAAACTTCTGAAACGGAAACGACAGAAGAAGATGATGTTGAAGAAGAAACTACACCCGAAGAGAATATAGTTGAAATTCCTGATGGAGTTCAAGTAATTACAATGCCTCGTTTAAGTGATACAATGACTGATGGAACTGTGTCTACATGGTTAAAGAAAGTTGGAGATGTTGTTGAGGAAGGTGATATGCTTGCTGAGATTGAGACAGATAAAGCAACTATGGAATTTGAGTGTTTCTATGAAGGAACCATCTTATACATTGGTGTTCAAGAAGGAGAAACTGCGCCTGTAGATAGTTTATTAACTATTATTGGTCCTGCTGGTACGGATGTTTCTGCATTAGTTGCTAATGGTGGTGCTTCTTCAGAAAAGCCTGCTGCTTCAACTTCTGAAAAGAAAGAGGAAAAACCTGTTGCTAAAGCGGAAGAAACAAAATCTTCAAATACAACTACGAATAGTAATGGTGGAAGAATTTTTGCTTCTCCATTAGCTAAGAAAATTGCTTCTGATAAAGGAATTAATTTAGCAGATATTAATGGCTCTGGTGAAAACGGAAGAATCATTAAAAAGGATGTAGAAAACTATACTCCTGCTGCTAAAACTGCCGAAGCTACTACTTCTACCCCTGCTGCTCCCGCTACAAATTTTGTTGCTGCTGGTGAAGAAAAATCTGAAGAAATTAAGAATTCTCAAATGCGTAAAGCAATTGCAAAATCTTTAGGTAATTCTAAATTTTCTGCACCTGATTTCAGCTTAAATATTGAAGTTGACATGGACAATGCAATGGCTTCTAGAAAAACCATAAATGCAATTCCAGAAACTAAAGTATCATTTAACGATTTGGTTGTAAAAGCATGTGCAATGGCACTTAAAAAGCATCCACAAGTTAATACATCTTGGACAGATGCAAACACAATTTATCACAGCCATATTCACGTAGGGGTTGCTGTTGCTGTTGATGATGGGTTATTAGTACCTGTTATTAAGCACACAGATCAATTAAGTTTAACTCAAATTGGTGCAGGTGTTAGAGATTTAGCTGGTAAAGCAAGAAATAAAAAATTAGCTCCTGCAGATATGCAAGGTAGTACTTTTACTGTTTCTAACTTAGGTATGTTTGGTATCGAAAATTTTAATTCTATAATCAATCAACCTAACTCAGCTATTTTATCTGTTGGTGCAATAGTTGAAAAACCAGTTGTTAAAGACGGACAAATAGTTGTTGGTAATACTATGAAATTGACTTTAACTTGCGACCATAGAACTGTAGATGGTGCTGTTGGAGCTCAATTTTTACAAACTTTAAAAACGTTTATAGAAAACCCAGTTACAATGTTAGCTTAG
- a CDS encoding GNAT family N-acetyltransferase yields MEKLEEKLKNPVWYSLNETHHKSLITYDGVQFYKPDICIFGAFFDETKTENALNEYAKIAESFFLVSEKQNPIIDTNHVVLERKIDGCQMVLEKLVDVENTEDIVLLTEKYIDEVYDLIWLVMPGFYQRKSFYMGKFYGIFKENKLVSITGQRMQTNDFIEISSVVTHPDYTKRGYAKQLISYVTKDILKEKKLPILHTNKGNPAIPLYKKLGYKLTRDMNWWLFRRK; encoded by the coding sequence ATGGAAAAATTAGAAGAAAAATTAAAAAATCCCGTTTGGTATTCCTTAAACGAAACGCATCATAAATCTTTAATAACATATGACGGTGTTCAATTTTACAAACCAGATATTTGCATATTTGGAGCCTTCTTTGACGAAACAAAAACGGAAAATGCATTGAATGAATATGCTAAAATAGCAGAAAGTTTTTTTTTGGTTTCAGAAAAACAAAATCCGATTATAGATACAAATCATGTTGTTCTTGAGAGGAAAATTGATGGTTGTCAAATGGTATTAGAAAAGTTAGTAGACGTAGAAAACACAGAAGATATTGTTCTATTAACAGAAAAGTATATAGATGAAGTCTATGATTTAATTTGGTTAGTGATGCCAGGTTTTTATCAGAGAAAATCTTTTTATATGGGAAAATTCTATGGTATTTTTAAAGAAAACAAATTGGTATCAATTACAGGTCAAAGAATGCAAACGAACGATTTTATAGAAATAAGCTCGGTTGTTACACATCCTGATTATACCAAAAGAGGGTATGCTAAACAATTGATTTCTTATGTAACTAAAGATATTTTAAAAGAAAAAAAGCTTCCAATTTTACATACTAACAAAGGAAATCCTGCAATCCCTCTTTATAAAAAATTAGGCTATAAATTAACGAGAGATATGAATTGGTGGTTATTCCGTAGAAAATAA